The following coding sequences lie in one Zingiber officinale cultivar Zhangliang chromosome 2B, Zo_v1.1, whole genome shotgun sequence genomic window:
- the LOC122047374 gene encoding beta-1,6-galactosyltransferase GALT29A-like: MRQSLRLPFAFLLLVAAFFVFSLWEFFLGGRPAASMQEDAPIVVMSLPCSPNATLNATLIRMATTEVGEAELRTDIESLLEGRFTSVYEGPFGRRRFWSYSPWRRDNHHKPWRRVRLPAQFRAPKYMDFYPEFRRSLRDWFRKRSLQMEVMSELVRLIKRPIDRHFGRPDSLQRFNSCAVIGNSGILMNNDYGELIDGHNLVIRLNNARVHGYHRNVGSKTGLSFVNSNILHVCARREGCFCHPYGENVPIITYICQGLHFLDFTICNSSHKAPLLVTDLRFDMLCARIVKYYSLKLFVEETGKPLEEWKKFHDEKLFHYSSGMQAVMLAVGICDQVSIFGFGKSSDAKHHYHTNQKKELDLHDYKAEYALYNDLVVQPQTCPVWRRHYS; encoded by the exons ATGAGGCAATCCCTCCGCTTGCCCTTTGCCTTCTTGCTCCTTGTCGCCGCGTTCTTCGTCTTCAGTCTCTGGGAGTTTTTCCTCGGTGGCCGTCCCGCCGCGTCGATGCAGGAGGATGCTCCAATTGTGGTGATGTCTCTTCCGTGCAGCCCCAATGCGACGTTGAATGCGACATTGATTAGGATGGCGACGACGGAAGTTGGGGAGGCGGAGTTGCGAACGGACATAGAGAGCCTCCTCGAGGGGAGATTTACGTCAGTTTACGAAGGCCCATTTGGCAGAAGGAGATTCTGGTCTTATTCCCCTTGGCGTCGGGATAACCACCACAAACCGTGGAGGCGCGTTAGGCTACCAGCTCAATTCCGTGCCCCAAAGTACATGGATTTCTACCCAGAGTTCCGCCGCTCCCTTCGCGACTGGTTCCGGAAGCGAAGCCTCCAGATGGAGGTCATGTCGGAGCTCGTCAGGCTAATAAAACGCCCTATAGATCGCCACTTCGGCCGCCCCGACTCGCTGCAGCGGTTCAACTCCTGCGCCGTGATCGGCAACAGCGGAATCCTGATGAACAATGACTACGGTGAGCTAATTGATGGTCATAACCTCGTTATCCGGCTCAACAATGCTCGTGTCCATGGATACCACCGGAATGTTGGCTCGAAGACCGGCCTTTCCTTCGTCAATAGCAATATCCTCCATGTCTGTGCTCGAAGAGAGGGCTGCTTCTGCCACCCCTACGGCGAGAACGTCCCCATTATCACGTACATTTGCCAGGGTCTTCATTTTCTCGACTTCACTATCTGCAATTCTTCGCATAAGGCACCTCTCCTTGTCACGGATTTGCGATTCGACATGCTTTGTGCTAGGATTGTCAAGTACTACTCGCTAAAGCTGTTTGTTGAGGAGACAGGGAAGCCCCTGGAGGAGTGGAAGAAATTTCATGATGAGAAATTGTTCCACTACTCATCAGGGATGCAGGCAGTGATGCTTGCCGTCGGAATTTGTGATCAAGTTAGCATCTTTGGGTTTGGGAAGTCATCGGATGCTAAGCATCATTACCATACCAACCAGAAGAAGGAACTGGACTTGCACGACTACAAGGCGGAATATGCCCTGTATAATGACCTGGTTGTGCAACCGCAG ACTTGTCCCGTATGGAGAAGACATTATTCCTAA